In Diabrotica undecimpunctata isolate CICGRU unplaced genomic scaffold, icDiaUnde3 ctg00000715.1, whole genome shotgun sequence, a genomic segment contains:
- the LOC140431404 gene encoding histone H2B yields MPPKTSGKAAKKAGKAQKNISKTDKKKKRKRKESYAIYIYKVLKQVHPDTGISSKAMSIMNSFVNDIFERIAAEASRLAHYNKRSTITSREIQTAVRLLLPGELAKHAVSEGTKAVTKYTSSK; encoded by the coding sequence ATGCCTCCTAAGACTAGTGGTAAAGCTGCTAAAAAAGCAGGAAAAGCTCAGAAGAATATTTCCAAGACCGATAAGAAAAAGAAGCGTAAGAGGAAGGAAAGTTATGCCATTTACATCTATAAAGTATTGAAACAAGTGCATCCTGATACTGGTATTTCCAGTAAGGCTATGAGTATCATGAACAGTTTTGTAAATGATATTTTTGAAAGAATCGCTGCTGAAGCTTCTCGTTTAGCTCATTACAATAAACGGTCAACAATTACAAGCAGAGAAATTCAAACCGCCGTACGTCTATTACTTCCTGGAGAGTTAGCTAAACACGCCGTCAGTGAAGGTACCAAAGCTGTTACTAAATATACAAGTTCTAAGTAA